From the Neobacillus sp. PS3-34 genome, the window GGAGCAGCTTTCTACTGGCAAAAAAATCACGAAGCCGTCGGACGACCCGGTTGTCGCCATGAAGGGCATGCATTACCGTTCGGATTTGACTGAGGTAGATCAATATAAGCGAAACTTGTCCGAGCTTCATTTGTGGATGGATAATTCCGAAGCTGGGATGGAGCAGGCAAACAGCGCGCTGCAAAGAATTCGTGAGCTTGTGGTACAGGGGCAAAATGGATCCCTTACACCGGAGGATCGTAATGCGATTGCGGCAGAGGTTGGCCAAATGAAGCAGGATTTGGTGAAAACAGCCAACACGCAGATTGCCGGCCGATATATTTTTCACGGCAATGATGTCATGAATCCGCCTGTTGCACAGGAAGAGCCACCCGTTGTGGCTGCTAATTTAACTAATCCAGCCATCAATAATTACAATGTTGAAGTGTCAAAGGGTGTTTCACTTAAAGCGAATGTGAATCCAGCCAATGTGTTTAGCCAGGAATTATTTGATGTTGTCGGCGGCATTCAAAATGCGATGGAAAATAATAATTCTGGTGAATTAAATGGATATCTTTCAAGGCTAGACAAGGTGATGGAAACGTCATCGTCTGAACGCTCAGAGCTTGGAGCTCGCTCCAACAGGCTTGATATGATTGAAAACCGACTTGGCCAGCAAAGTGTCATGGCGAATCAGGTTCTTTCTGATAATGAGGATGCAGACATCGAAAAGGTGATCATGGATCTGACTACTCAGGAAAGTGTTCACCGTGCAGCACTCAGTGTCGGTTCAAGAATCATCCAGCCAACGTTAATGGACTTTTTAAGATAGAAGCTATTCTTTTTGAATAGCTTTTTTTGCTAGATAGGGGGAGAATTTATGAGACTTCCACAAATAAGAATGCAATCTACTTTTGCACAAATTGATATTCGTTCGCAAAAGGCCAGCTTGAAATCCATCAGCAGCCTGCCGATTTAAGCATCCAGCAGCCAAAAGCCGAAATGCAGGTAAACAAGATTCCATCAAGGCTGACGATCGACCAAACAATGGCCCGGGCGGATGTCGATCTTAAAAGTGCACCGATGAGAATCGAAGAGGCTGCACAACAGGGTCATCAGGATCTTCTTGCGGGTATAGCCCGCCGTGCACAAGAGGGCGAAGAGATGATGAAGATTGAAAATGGTGGCGGTGCAATCGCCCGTCAGGCAAAGCGGAAAAGCGAGACACCTCAATACGATTTTAAAATTGGCTGGATTCCGTCACCGGGAAGTGTTCAAATTAACTATGATCCAGGCAGGCTCGATATTAATTGGCGAGTAAACAAGCCGATCATCGACAGCAGAAGCCATCAGCCAATGATTAATTACGATCGAGGAAATGTAGATATTAATATGAAGCAGTATCAGTCGTTAAAAATTGATTTTGATAATCTGAATTTTATTGGAATCAATTATGAGCAGACTATATAAAGTGAGGATGACATTATGCGAATTAACACGAAATATCATGATGAAATAGAAATTAACAAAGAGGATATTCTGCATTTTGAAAAAGGGATACCTGGTTTTCAGGAGGAAAGGGAGTTTATCATTCTGCCTTTATCGGATGATCATACTTTTTCTGTTATGCAATCAGTCTCGACACCGTATCTTGCATTTGTGGTGGCAAGTCCGTTTCCTTTTTTTAAGGAATACGATTTTAAGCTTGAGGATTCAATAGTTGAAGAATTGGAGTTTAAAAACGAAAAAGATGTAGTAGTTTTTTCAATCCTAACGGTTCAGGAGCCCTTTGAAAAAACAACCGCCAACCTACAGGCCCGGTAATTATTAATATTTCCAATCAAAAAGCGAAGCAGGTCATTTTAAATAATGACCAGTATAAAACGAAACATCCCATCTTCCAGAAAGGGTGACTTCCATGTTAGTGCTGACGAGAAAGAACGGAGAAACCATCAAGATTGGTGATGACATCGAAATCACCATCATTTCTGCTAAAAATGACCAGGTCAAAATCGGCATCAACGCGCCAAAAAATGTCGAGATTTTCCGGAAAGAAATCTACGACCAAATCCTAAGCGAGAACGAACAAGCGTCTAAAGATATATCAGGAATGCTAAATTTCTTCAAAAAGTAACAAAATGAAACAAAAAGTTAGAAAAAACTATTAAACATTGTTTCTTCCAGTCGATATTAATAGCAAGAGGGAATAAGGGCGGCCGACCTTATCGACTCCAACTAATCTAACAGTTCACAAGGACGTGAACTTAAAATTCAAGGAGGAAACACATAATGCAAATCAATCACAATCTTGCAGCGTTAAATACTTACAACAGATTGAACACTGCAACAAACGCTCAATCAAAGTCAATGGAGAAATTATCTTCTGGTCTTCGTATTAACCGTGCAGGTGACGATGCAGCTGGTCTTTCAATTTCCGAAAAAATGCGCGGCCAAATCCGTGGCTTGGATCAGGCTTCTCGTAACTCACAAGATGGCATTTCCATGATTCAAACAGCTGAAGGTGCGCTAAATGAAACACATGACATCCTTCAACGTATGCGTGAACTTGCAGTTCAAGCTTCCAATGATACAAATACTACAGAGGATAGAACTTCAATCCAATCTGAAGCTGATCAACTAGCAAAAGATATTAACCGAATTGCTAACAATACACAATTCAACTCTAAAACTCTTATGGATGGCACTTATAAAAGTGGCGGAACAGATATCAATTTCCAGGTTGGAGCAAATGAAGACCAATTGATGACAATTAATTTTGAAAACATGCAGGCTAAAACTGGATTAGCAGTTGCCACTGCTGATGATGAGACTACAAGTGCTATTGACCTATCCTCTACCACTGCTGTTGCAACAGCTTCAATCACAACACTTGATACTGCTATTAAAACTGTTTCAGCTGAGAGATCTAAGTTAGGTGCGTACCAGAACCGTTTAGAACACACAATTAATAACTTAAACAACTCTTCTGAGAACCTAACTGCTGCAGAATCACGAGTAAGAGATGTTGATATGGCTAAGGAAATGATGAACCAAACTAAGAATTCTATTCTTGGTCAAGCAGCACAAGCAATGTTGGCTCAATCAAATCAAATGCCACAAGGAGTACTACAACTCTTGAAGTAATTGATTTTAGGGCGTCCAGTTTGGCAACGATCTGGAGTATAACTGGGTGAATTGCTGGAACTTCCTAAAGCTTTATCAACCACTGCGTAACTGGAAACGGTCAGCGTGAAGGTTTGAAAATGATAAAGATAGAACAATGGATAATCAGCAGCCAAGCTCCTGTCTCGAAAGAGTGGAGAAGGTTCAACGACTAGGGAAAACGATCTAAGGCTGAATAATGCTATGATTATGAATCCCGTAGGGCAGCAAATGCTGTTCGAAGTGCCCAGCTCCTTATTTTATTAATAAGGGTGAAGATATAGTCTATTCTGTAACCGAAAGGTACAGCGGCAAAGCAAGCCAACCAACAACCACAAGGAGTTCTTCAACTTCTTCGTTAATCTTTATTTTAGGATGGACCCCATTAAAGGAGTCCATCCTTTCTTAATGATTGGATTTTATATACGATTGACCAGTAGGAACGGTTTAATTCAGCAGCTATGTCGTTATCTTTGGTCCCATTTCGTTTTAAGTAAATAATCTTTTTGATCTCTTCATCCTCGTAATTTCTCCACCTTCCCGAATCTGATGAAAGAATTTCGTAACCAGGGTATTCCATAAGCAGCTTTTTTCTTTCAAAACTTAAACGCGTGAACCAATTAAATTTGTATTCCATCTCTCTGCAATCTTCAACAGTACTCTTGATAAAGCAAAGGAACCGTAGCGTATCATTTACTTTCGTGAATTTTAGTATATATCCAAAACCATCTTTTCTTTTGCTTAAACAAAAGTTAAATCCAAAGATTTTACTGATATGTTCTTTAAGTATTTTCAACTCATTAAGTGGATAATTTTGTAGATACAAATATATATGAGGCGTTAAATATATCAATTTTTTTTGTTTATTTATTCTTTTAGAGATGCATAATGAACCGTCGTCTAAATAAAGAATAGATAAAAAATGGGGAAGAGTGCAATACTGTAGGAGTTCATGAGGAATTCTTTTCTTTCCTTCATTATTATAAAAAAAATTATACAAATTCGTAAATAAATTATCAGATTTAGATACTAAATAATTACTGTTTTGGCGGAGGTAGAGAAAGCCATCAAAAAAATTAGCTTTCCAAATTCGGTAACTTTTCTGCATCTCCCCAAAATGTTCCCTATAATTATTGTTTTTCCTCCTACTATTTTTATAAAGTTTCGTAATTTCTCCATCTGCAATTATGCTTGCGATTAATATGTTTTTTTGGATATCTGTGAGTTGAGTAAATAACATTTTTCTCACTCCTCTTTAATAAGAACGCACGTTCTGTTTATTCTTATAATAGACCATGTATAAGAAAATTTAAAGTAAATCCTTACAAAAAAAGAACCTATTTAAACGAATAGGTTCTAGTTGTTTATTATTCAAATAGTACTTTTTCAAAATGTTGTTTTTGATCATCAGAAAACTTATGCAAAGAGTATGTGGCTTCAGTAAGGACTTTGTTTATGGCTAGTAGCATAGTTTCCTTACCCATATCAGCATCCCGAATATTCGATTCAATGGTTGTTAAGTTATATTGGAGAACCATTGAATTATCAAGATTATGTTCAAGTGCAGAATATTGGGAACCAAGTCTTGTAAGCTGTCCTGCAATATTTGTAATGACATTTTGTGAAAGTTGCAGTAACTGTTTAGCTGTATCTCTTGTCTCCACTGAGGCATTAGAAAGTCCTAAACTTCCTGTTGTTAAATCTATTAAATCAATTGTCATATTTTGATTTGAACCCGAACCGATCTGGAAGCTGAGTTTTTTAAGTTTATCCTGCCTACTATTCGATCCTAGAAGATTATGTGTATTAAATTGAACTGTATCTGCTGTTTGCTGTATCGAAGAAAGTAATTCATTTACTTCGACTTGTAATCCGGAACGGGAGTCGTCGTCCATTGTGTCATTAGCAGCCATAACGGAGATTTCATACAATCTTTGCACATCTTCATTTGTCTTCATCAATCCATCTTCGCCGTTTTTAATAGTGCAATACCATCCTGAATATTACGTTGTGACTGTGCCAATCCTCTTATTTGCGCTCTAGTTGTTTCTGAAATGGCCAATCCAGCTGCATCATCAGCTGCCCCTTGTACCTTCATTCCTGACGAAGCATTTCTTGTTGCCTTTTGCAATTTATCATTTACTTTATTACGTCTATTTTCAAAGAATTTATTTTCATATTGGCTATTTAGCCTCATTCGTTTTCAACCCCACAAAATCATTTACTATCTTTCTATATATCGGATAGGATGGGTAATTTTTCATAGGTGAAGTGGCAATTTTTTTTAAAAATATATGAAGATTTCGTTGCTTTTATATGTTTCCATTCCACATAGACTATAAATATCAAAAAACAAACTGATAAATTAGAAAAAAAATTCAATAAAACAGTCTTTTTTTATCATATTATAGGCACTTTATCCTATTTATTATTGGTTGGCTTAGGATTATTATAGATTTATAGTCATAATTAACCAAGTGAAAAAGGCAAATCATAGGAAACTATGAGACGCAAAGCCAAGGGCCTGAACCATGAGGACTATATTCTCATGGATGGTAGCCGGTTGCCGCAAGGAAATCATAGCGCTGTACTACTATGAACCTTGTTTGAGGTTCTTTTTTTATGCCTTTTTTCACGAGAAGGGTGGAGATTAAGTGGTTACAAAGCGCAAATTTAGTTCAATTCTAGTGCTATTATTCCTGGTATTTCAAGTAGTTTCTCCAATCGGAACGGCATTTGCAGCTGAGAGTGGTGTCCTATTGCCGCCAAGCAATCTTGCCTATCAGGCATCCACGCCAGACGATGGAAAGCTGGTATGGAGTGCTGTTTACGGTGCAACTGGCTACAATATTTATGAAATAAAAGAGGGGCAGCTTGTGCTGCTGGGTACCTCAAAAACCAACAATTATTCCTTAAATAATTTGGCTGAAGGTAAATATAGCTATATTATTTCAACATTGAGCACGGACGGAGAGTCAGGGCCATGTGCACCTATAGATGTTGACATTGTATACCCATCAATGGCTGCACCAGCCACTCTGACAAATACCATTCAAAATGGAAATGATATTGTACTGAGTTGGGGAGCCTCTCAGTATGCAGAGAGCTATAAGGTTTACCAACAGCTTTCCGATGGGACGCAAAAGCTTTTAACAACGACAACTTCCCGTACTTTCACCGTTGTTAATGCACCTGAAGGAAAAAATTCGTTTTCTATTTCAGCGGAAAATTCACTTTACGGTGAATCTCCGGTAACAGCTCCGTTGGATGTAAATGTAGTTTTTCCAATCATGAAAGAGCCTGCAAATTTATCCAAAAGCCTTTCGAATGGAAACGATATAAATTTGAGCTGGCAGGCGGCGAGCTATGCAAATAGCTATAAAATCTATCAGGTGATCGACGGGCAGGAAGTCTTTAAAACATCTGTTACATCCACTAGTGCTAAATTCACAAACATGCCTGAAGGGGATTATACATACAACGTTTATTCCTACAGCGATCGATTCGGAGCTTCTGCAAAAGCAAGCACAGCCTCAATAACTGTTAGTCCAATAACGATGGTTCCGCCAAGCACTGTAACATCTAAGCTTCAAAACATTAATGATGTCGTGTTAACTTGGGGAACTGCTGCTAATGCAACAGCCTATAAGGTTTATCAATTAATAGATGGTGAAAAGGTTTTAAAAGGAACCTACACTGGTACAACGGTTACCTATACCAACCAGCCTGGCGGAGATTTTACATACGAGGTTTACTCCTATAGTGACCGCTTTGGTGAGTCTGTGACAGGAACTAAGGTTAGTTTAAGTGTAAGTACAGTGACAATGGCACCGCCTAATAATACAGCAGCGAAACTTCAAAACCTAAATGATATTGTCCTAACATGGGATGTAGCTTCTAATGCAGATTCCTACAAGGTTTACCAGATTGTTGAAGGTCAGAGAGTATTAAAGACCACCGTTACAGGCACAACTGCTTCTTTTACAAATTTGCCTGCAGGCGATTATGTTTATGAGGTCACCTCTAATAGCAGTCGCTTTGGGGAATCCGATACAGGAAGCCAAGTGACTGCAAAAATTGATCCAGTCATAATGGGAAAACCGGCTGGCTTCGCTAACCAAATTCTTAATGGAAATGATATAGCTCTATCCTGGGAGCCGGTTGCGAATGCAACGAATTATAAGGTATACCAAATTGTAAATGGCCAAAAGGTTTTAAAAAGCACGCTAACAACTAATTCTGTAACATATACGAATATGGCTGCAGGGGATTACAACTATCAGATATATTCCTACAATAGCCGTTTTGGAGAATCAGCAGAAGGAGCTTCTCTTAGCTTTTCACTTGTATTTCCTGTAATGGCGGCACCAGCCAATACATTATCAGATATAACAAGTCCAACAGGCTTTACTTTAACTTGGGATGCATCGCCATTTGCAACAAACTACAAGGTATATCAGGTTGTAAATGGAACCAAAAGTTTGAAAAGTACAGTATCTAGTCCGACCGTCTCTTTTAGCAATATGGCAGCTGGGCAATATTCGTATGAAATTCATTCTTATTCAAGCCGTTTTGGCGAGTCTAAAGATGGTAGCCTTGTAACGATTAATTTATCCGGACAGGCTTTGGAAACACCATTGAATTTGTCCAACACAATATTAAATGGAAATGATATTAAACTGACATGGAATTCTGTACAGTATGCAGCTAGTTATAAGATTTATCGAGTTATTGATGGTCTTAAATTGCTGCAGACAAATACTTCAGCTACAAGTGTTACTTATTCAAATCAGCCTGAGGGCGAATATAATTATGAGGTCCATTCTTATTCCTCCCTGCTAGGGGAATCACCACAGGGAGCAGAATTGCAATTAACCCTTGTTCATCCTGATATGCAAGCACCAGGGAATTTCACCGGTACAATCAAGAATATCAGTGATATCACATTGACTTGGAATGCAGTTCAATTTGCAAACAGCTATAAGGTATACGAAATTATTGATGGACAGGAAGTGTTGAAAAACACTGTAACTTCTACATCAATCACTCTTTCAAAAGTAACTGAAGGAACTCATACTTATGTTGTCCGTTCTTTTAGCACCCGCTTTGGGGAGTCACTAGAAGGCAGTCGTGTGGAATCTACTGTTACTTTCCCTGCGCTTCTGGCGCCAACGAATTTAACATCAAGTATTTCTAACGGAAATGATATAACTTTAAGGTGGACGGCGGCTACCTACGCAACTGGTTATAACATTTATGAAACTATTGATGGACAAAAACAATTTGTAAGAACTGTTACTGGTACAACTACTTCATTTTCAAATGTTAAAGAGGGCAATCATTCCTATGAAGTGCGCACGTTGAGTGACCGTTTTGGAGAATCAGCTGATGGTACTGCGACAAACGTAACTGTGGTTTATCCAGAAATGCAAAAACCTGCAACTTTTACAAAAACGATCATAAATGGCAATGATATTAACCTAAGCTGGGCAGCATCAACCTACGCAACAGCTTATAAAGTATACAAGGTAGTGGGTGAAGAAAAGACATTAGTGAAAACTACAACTGCAACTTCTGTACCATTCACTAATATGCCCGAAGGCGACTACACCTACGAGGTCCATTCATATAGTGATCGCTTCGGGGAATCAGTCGAGGGTAATACTGTAACTTTTACACTGGTATTCCCAATCATGCAGGCACCTGTTGGAGCCACAAATACGATTGCAAACGGCAACGATTTTACATTGAAGTGGACTGCAGCAAGCTATGCGACAGGCTATAAGGTGTATCAAATCAAAGATGGCCAAATGGTCCTTATTAGAACTGTCACTGGAACATCAACACCATTTACTAATATGCCAGAAGGTGATTACAGCTATGTGGTTCATTCCTATAGTGACCGTTTTGGCGAATCACTGGAAGGAAGCTTTATTAATTTCAATTTAACCTGGCCAGTCGTTCAGCCGCCTGTGCTTCAGGGGACGATTGTTAATGCCAACAATGTAACCCTTACATGGAATTCAGTTACATGGGCAAACGAATACCGAGTTTACGAGTTAAAAGGCGACTCCAAAGTTTTAGTTTATAAGGGAACTGCTTTAACTTATAAAATTTATAACTTAACCGAAGAAACGCATTCCTATCAAGTAACGGCGTACAATACTCGTTTTGGCGAGTCAGCATTATCAAATACTGCAGCAGAAAACATTGTTTATCCGGTAATGCAACCGCCAACTGCAACTGTTAAAGTGTCATTGCCGTCGAGCGCTACAGTAACATGGGGCTTCGTTACCTATGCCAATAATTATAATGTATATGAATTGGTAGACGGTGCACCTGTATTAGTGGCAAAGAACGTAAACAATTTATCTTACACATTAACAAATCTTTCTTATAAAAATCATGAGTATTATGTGACTTCCTACAGTAATTCATTCGGTGAATCTGCACCGTCCAATACTGTTCTTGCGAAGTTAATCACGGATACACAGGCACCTGTTACGACGTCAAATGCTGCATCCAGTTGGAGCAAAAACAGCCAGACAGTAACTCTTAGTGCAACGGACAATGATACAGGTGTTGCAAAAACCTATTATTCATTGAATGATGCGCCGTTTGTCGAAGGTACTTCCATCACAGTTGAAAAAGAAGGCATCAATAAACTCTCCTTCTATTCTGTTGATAAAGTCGGAAATACTGAAGTTGTGAAAACCGTTAATGTAATGATTGATAAAACCGCACCGATAACAAGTGTGAAGGAGTTGCCAGGCAGCTTTATCCAATCTTTTACTGGAGAACTAACTGCGGCGGATACTTCTAGCGGCGTTGCTACAACCTACTATTCAATTAATGGCTCTGATTTTGTAGAGGGTACAATCTTCACAGTAGACAAGGAAGGCATCAACCAGGTTTCCTTCTATTCAGTGGATCAGGCAGGAAATAAGGAAGATGCTAAATCGATCAATGTAAAAATTGATAAAACAGCACCAGTAACAAAAGCGGACGCACCTTCAGCATGGGTGAACGAAGATGTGCACGTAAATCTATCAGCATCTGACAGCGAGAGTGGAGTAGCCAGAACGTATTACTCCATCAACGGCACAGAATACTCAGAAGGTACATCATTCACATTAGATCAAGAAGGCATCAACCAGGTTTCCTTCTACTCAGTAGACAAGGCAGGCAATAAAGAAGAAGCCAAAACAATCGAAGTGAAAATCGATAAAACAGCTCCAGAAACAAAATCAGACGCACCAACATCATGGGTGAAAGAAGATGTGCTGGTAAATCTATCAGCTACTGACAATGAGAGCGGAGTAGCTAAAACTTATTACTCAATCAACGGCTCAGACTATGTCGAAGGTACATCTTTCACAGTAGACCAAGAAGGTGTAAACAAAGTTTCTTTCTACTCTGTAGACCAGGCAGGAAATAAGGAAGATGCTAAATCGATCAATGTAAAAATTGATAAAACAGCACCAGTAACAAAAGCGGACGGACCTTCAGGATGGGTGAACGAAGATGTGCAGGTAATTCTATCAGCGTCTGACAGCGAGAGTGGAGTAGCCAGAACGTATTACTCCATCAACGGCTCAGAATACACAGAAGGTACATCGTTCACATTAGACCAAGAAGGCATCAACCAAGTTTCCTTCTACTCACTAGACCAAGCAGGAAATAAAGAAGCAGCTAAAACAATTGAAGTGAAAATCGATAAAACAGCACCTGAAACAAAAGCGGACGCACCTGCTGCATGGGTGAAAGAAGATGTGCAGGTAAATCTATCAGCAACTGACAGCCAAAGTGGTGTAGCTAAAACTTATTACTCTATCAATGGCTCAGTGTTTGTAGAAGGTACTTCGTTCACTATTGGGAAAGAAGGCATCAACCCAGTTTCCTTCTATTCACTAGACCAGGCAGGAAATAAAGAAGCAGCTAAAACAATCGAAATAAAAATCGATAAAACAGCACCTGAAACAAAAGCGGACGCGCCTGCTACATGGGTGAACAAAGATGTAGCAGTAAATCTATCAGCATCTGACAGCCAGAGTGGCGTGGCTAAAACGTATTATTCTATCAACGGCTCAGAATACACAGAAGGTACATCCTTCACAGTTGCCCAAGAAGGCAACAACCAGATTTCCTTCTATTCAGTAGACCAGGCTGGCAATAAAGAAGAAGCCGAAACAATTGAAGTGAAAATCGATAAAACAGCTCCAGAAACAAAATCAGACGCACCTGCAGCATGGGTGAACGAAGTTGTGCAGGTAAACCTATCAGCATCTGACAGCCAAAGTGGTGTAGCTAAAACCTATTACTCTATCAACGGCTCAGTGTTTGTAGAAGGTACCTCGTTCACTATTGGGAAAGAAGGCATCAACCAAGTTTCCTTCTACACAGTAGACCAAGCTGGCAATAAAGAAGAAACAAAAAACATCGAAGTAAAAATCGATAAAACAGCACCAGTTATTAAGTCATATTTCAATGACTTATACGAATTGGGCAGCACGTTAAAATTAACTTATGATACAAATGATTTATTATCAGGCGTTTCGAAGGAAGAAGTATTTTTAACTACGCCTAACGAGACAATTGGTAAAGCTGTAAATAGGCTAAACCAGATTACCTTGGATAAACCAGGTGTTTACACACTTACCATTTTTGCAACGGATGCGGCTGGGAACACTCAGGTATTTAAAAAACAATTTACAGTTTATATCCCAGCATCCATTGAGGTAACCCCAAATGTGATCAAAGGGAATAATGGAGTGTTCACACTTCGCGCAAGCACACCAGATGGATTTGCGGTTAGCGGATTCGATTTAAACACAGCGCAATTAAATGGCGTAAAAGCATTGAATAGCAATAATGGCTATTACAATCAAGTCAAACAGGGGCAGTTTAAATTTGAACGTTCAAGTTTCACCTGGAAAACAGGGCAACAGGCATTAGAGTTCCGCTGCTATTTGAATGGTTACTTAGTGATCGGCCATACAACAGTAACAGTGAAAGAATAAGAAAT encodes:
- the hag gene encoding flagellin Hag codes for the protein MQINHNLAALNTYNRLNTATNAQSKSMEKLSSGLRINRAGDDAAGLSISEKMRGQIRGLDQASRNSQDGISMIQTAEGALNETHDILQRMRELAVQASNDTNTTEDRTSIQSEADQLAKDINRIANNTQFNSKTLMDGTYKSGGTDINFQVGANEDQLMTINFENMQAKTGLAVATADDETTSAIDLSSTTAVATASITTLDTAIKTVSAERSKLGAYQNRLEHTINNLNNSSENLTAAESRVRDVDMAKEMMNQTKNSILGQAAQAMLAQSNQMPQGVLQLLK
- a CDS encoding OmpL47-type beta-barrel domain-containing protein; the encoded protein is MVTKRKFSSILVLLFLVFQVVSPIGTAFAAESGVLLPPSNLAYQASTPDDGKLVWSAVYGATGYNIYEIKEGQLVLLGTSKTNNYSLNNLAEGKYSYIISTLSTDGESGPCAPIDVDIVYPSMAAPATLTNTIQNGNDIVLSWGASQYAESYKVYQQLSDGTQKLLTTTTSRTFTVVNAPEGKNSFSISAENSLYGESPVTAPLDVNVVFPIMKEPANLSKSLSNGNDINLSWQAASYANSYKIYQVIDGQEVFKTSVTSTSAKFTNMPEGDYTYNVYSYSDRFGASAKASTASITVSPITMVPPSTVTSKLQNINDVVLTWGTAANATAYKVYQLIDGEKVLKGTYTGTTVTYTNQPGGDFTYEVYSYSDRFGESVTGTKVSLSVSTVTMAPPNNTAAKLQNLNDIVLTWDVASNADSYKVYQIVEGQRVLKTTVTGTTASFTNLPAGDYVYEVTSNSSRFGESDTGSQVTAKIDPVIMGKPAGFANQILNGNDIALSWEPVANATNYKVYQIVNGQKVLKSTLTTNSVTYTNMAAGDYNYQIYSYNSRFGESAEGASLSFSLVFPVMAAPANTLSDITSPTGFTLTWDASPFATNYKVYQVVNGTKSLKSTVSSPTVSFSNMAAGQYSYEIHSYSSRFGESKDGSLVTINLSGQALETPLNLSNTILNGNDIKLTWNSVQYAASYKIYRVIDGLKLLQTNTSATSVTYSNQPEGEYNYEVHSYSSLLGESPQGAELQLTLVHPDMQAPGNFTGTIKNISDITLTWNAVQFANSYKVYEIIDGQEVLKNTVTSTSITLSKVTEGTHTYVVRSFSTRFGESLEGSRVESTVTFPALLAPTNLTSSISNGNDITLRWTAATYATGYNIYETIDGQKQFVRTVTGTTTSFSNVKEGNHSYEVRTLSDRFGESADGTATNVTVVYPEMQKPATFTKTIINGNDINLSWAASTYATAYKVYKVVGEEKTLVKTTTATSVPFTNMPEGDYTYEVHSYSDRFGESVEGNTVTFTLVFPIMQAPVGATNTIANGNDFTLKWTAASYATGYKVYQIKDGQMVLIRTVTGTSTPFTNMPEGDYSYVVHSYSDRFGESLEGSFINFNLTWPVVQPPVLQGTIVNANNVTLTWNSVTWANEYRVYELKGDSKVLVYKGTALTYKIYNLTEETHSYQVTAYNTRFGESALSNTAAENIVYPVMQPPTATVKVSLPSSATVTWGFVTYANNYNVYELVDGAPVLVAKNVNNLSYTLTNLSYKNHEYYVTSYSNSFGESAPSNTVLAKLITDTQAPVTTSNAASSWSKNSQTVTLSATDNDTGVAKTYYSLNDAPFVEGTSITVEKEGINKLSFYSVDKVGNTEVVKTVNVMIDKTAPITSVKELPGSFIQSFTGELTAADTSSGVATTYYSINGSDFVEGTIFTVDKEGINQVSFYSVDQAGNKEDAKSINVKIDKTAPVTKADAPSAWVNEDVHVNLSASDSESGVARTYYSINGTEYSEGTSFTLDQEGINQVSFYSVDKAGNKEEAKTIEVKIDKTAPETKSDAPTSWVKEDVLVNLSATDNESGVAKTYYSINGSDYVEGTSFTVDQEGVNKVSFYSVDQAGNKEDAKSINVKIDKTAPVTKADGPSGWVNEDVQVILSASDSESGVARTYYSINGSEYTEGTSFTLDQEGINQVSFYSLDQAGNKEAAKTIEVKIDKTAPETKADAPAAWVKEDVQVNLSATDSQSGVAKTYYSINGSVFVEGTSFTIGKEGINPVSFYSLDQAGNKEAAKTIEIKIDKTAPETKADAPATWVNKDVAVNLSASDSQSGVAKTYYSINGSEYTEGTSFTVAQEGNNQISFYSVDQAGNKEEAETIEVKIDKTAPETKSDAPAAWVNEVVQVNLSASDSQSGVAKTYYSINGSVFVEGTSFTIGKEGINQVSFYTVDQAGNKEETKNIEVKIDKTAPVIKSYFNDLYELGSTLKLTYDTNDLLSGVSKEEVFLTTPNETIGKAVNRLNQITLDKPGVYTLTIFATDAAGNTQVFKKQFTVYIPASIEVTPNVIKGNNGVFTLRASTPDGFAVSGFDLNTAQLNGVKALNSNNGYYNQVKQGQFKFERSSFTWKTGQQALEFRCYLNGYLVIGHTTVTVKE
- a CDS encoding flagellin; the encoded protein is MTIDLIDLTTGSLGLSNASVETRDTAKQLLQLSQNVITNIAGQLTRLGSQYSALEHNLDNSMVLQYNLTTIESNIRDADMGKETMLLAINKVLTEATYSLHKFSDDQKQHFEKVLFE
- a CDS encoding DUF6470 family protein: MQQPKAEMQVNKIPSRLTIDQTMARADVDLKSAPMRIEEAAQQGHQDLLAGIARRAQEGEEMMKIENGGGAIARQAKRKSETPQYDFKIGWIPSPGSVQINYDPGRLDINWRVNKPIIDSRSHQPMINYDRGNVDINMKQYQSLKIDFDNLNFIGINYEQTI
- the csrA gene encoding carbon storage regulator CsrA gives rise to the protein MLVLTRKNGETIKIGDDIEITIISAKNDQVKIGINAPKNVEIFRKEIYDQILSENEQASKDISGMLNFFKK
- the flgL gene encoding flagellar hook-associated protein FlgL, translated to MRITQSMLASNSLRNLSSSYLKMGKYQEQLSTGKKITKPSDDPVVAMKGMHYRSDLTEVDQYKRNLSELHLWMDNSEAGMEQANSALQRIRELVVQGQNGSLTPEDRNAIAAEVGQMKQDLVKTANTQIAGRYIFHGNDVMNPPVAQEEPPVVAANLTNPAINNYNVEVSKGVSLKANVNPANVFSQELFDVVGGIQNAMENNNSGELNGYLSRLDKVMETSSSERSELGARSNRLDMIENRLGQQSVMANQVLSDNEDADIEKVIMDLTTQESVHRAALSVGSRIIQPTLMDFLR
- a CDS encoding DNA endonuclease, producing MLFTQLTDIQKNILIASIIADGEITKLYKNSRRKNNNYREHFGEMQKSYRIWKANFFDGFLYLRQNSNYLVSKSDNLFTNLYNFFYNNEGKKRIPHELLQYCTLPHFLSILYLDDGSLCISKRINKQKKLIYLTPHIYLYLQNYPLNELKILKEHISKIFGFNFCLSKRKDGFGYILKFTKVNDTLRFLCFIKSTVEDCREMEYKFNWFTRLSFERKKLLMEYPGYEILSSDSGRWRNYEDEEIKKIIYLKRNGTKDNDIAAELNRSYWSIVYKIQSLRKDGLL